One region of Ornithinibacter aureus genomic DNA includes:
- a CDS encoding 30S ribosomal protein bS22, translated as MGSVIKKRRKRMAKKKHRKLLRKTRHQRRNKK; from the coding sequence ATGGGTTCAGTCATCAAGAAGCGGCGCAAGCGGATGGCGAAGAAGAAGCACCGCAAGCTGCTTCGCAAGACGCGCCACCAGCGCCGCAACAAGAAGTGA
- a CDS encoding GNAT family N-acetyltransferase, translating into MGASTPPTQPTSGGEVGSPTDGDGIRIDQVTAALLPTYRDVRIAALIDSPRAFWSTYEQARARTDDDWAAFLETAPRTWLAFDGARPVGTVGLWRGEGQPDDEITLIGMWVASVVRGTDVAERLVRTALQAASDAGVRRVVLDVAHENARAWAFYSRIGFRPTGEVNSMPWDPAVTEEQMVLDLTARS; encoded by the coding sequence GTGGGCGCATCCACCCCGCCCACCCAACCCACCTCGGGTGGTGAGGTCGGCTCGCCGACGGATGGGGACGGCATCCGCATCGACCAGGTGACGGCTGCGCTGCTGCCGACCTACCGCGACGTGCGCATCGCGGCGCTCATCGACAGCCCGCGGGCGTTCTGGAGCACCTACGAGCAAGCAAGGGCCCGCACCGACGACGACTGGGCGGCCTTCCTCGAGACCGCCCCCCGAACCTGGCTGGCCTTCGACGGTGCCCGCCCCGTGGGAACCGTCGGCCTGTGGCGCGGCGAGGGCCAACCGGACGACGAGATCACCCTGATCGGCATGTGGGTCGCGAGTGTTGTGCGAGGGACGGACGTCGCTGAGCGGCTCGTGCGAACAGCCCTTCAGGCGGCCTCGGATGCCGGGGTGCGCCGCGTCGTCCTCGACGTCGCCCACGAGAACGCCAGAGCGTGGGCCTTCTACTCCCGCATCGGTTTTCGGCCCACCGGGGAGGTCAACTCGATGCCCTGGGACCCCGCCGTGACCGAGGAGCAGATGGTGCTCGACCTGACGGCGCGATCCTGA
- a CDS encoding sugar phosphate isomerase/epimerase family protein: protein MGVPAPLIGLSTSSVYPEGCAAAFELAARLGYDGVEIMVWTDPLTREAGALRALAELHGIRILSIHAPTLLVTQRVWGNDPWVKIDRSIELAAEVGADTVVLHPPFRWQREYAAGFIDGVALREHDTGMRLAVENMYPWRGPRSREVEAYLPHWDPVPQPYDHVTLDLSHTATAGSDAVGMVHDLGPRLAHLHLADGVGSPRDEHLVPGRGTQPCGEVLELLVDSGFGGHVVVEVGTRRASAAQRELDLAESLAFARLHLAT from the coding sequence GTGGGAGTACCGGCGCCCCTGATCGGGCTGTCCACGTCGTCGGTCTACCCCGAGGGGTGCGCCGCCGCCTTCGAGCTGGCCGCCCGGCTCGGCTACGACGGCGTCGAGATCATGGTCTGGACCGATCCGCTGACCCGCGAGGCCGGTGCGCTGCGAGCGCTCGCCGAGCTGCACGGCATCCGGATCCTGTCGATCCACGCCCCGACGCTGCTCGTGACGCAACGGGTCTGGGGCAACGACCCCTGGGTGAAGATCGACCGGTCCATCGAGCTGGCCGCCGAGGTCGGTGCCGACACGGTGGTGCTGCACCCGCCGTTCCGGTGGCAGCGGGAGTACGCGGCGGGGTTCATCGACGGGGTGGCGCTGCGCGAGCACGACACCGGCATGCGGCTCGCGGTCGAGAACATGTACCCGTGGCGGGGGCCGCGCTCGCGCGAGGTCGAGGCGTACCTGCCGCACTGGGACCCGGTGCCGCAGCCGTACGACCACGTGACCCTCGACCTCTCGCACACGGCGACGGCGGGCTCGGATGCCGTGGGGATGGTTCACGATCTCGGCCCCCGGTTGGCGCACCTGCACCTCGCCGACGGGGTGGGCTCGCCGCGCGACGAGCACCTGGTGCCCGGGCGGGGGACGCAGCCCTGCGGTGAGGTGCTGGAGCTGTTGGTGGACTCGGGGTTCGGCGGCCACGTCGTCGTCGAGGTGGGCACGCGGCGGGCCTCTGCGGCCCAGCGCGAGCTCGACCTCGCCGAGTCGTTGGCGTTCGCGCGCCTCCATCTCGCCACCTGA
- a CDS encoding proline dehydrogenase family protein — MDPSDLLRGAMLQISESDLVRKAVVTAPVSRAVVARYVAGESVPDAVSVAGELRTTNRLATIDYLGEDTTDAVQAATTRDTYVHLLDLLAEADLTAYGAAEVSVKLSAIGQALPADGDAIALENARAICEAAQAAGTTVTLDMEDHTTTDRTLATLHALREDFPWVGAVLQSYLHRTEADCRDLATAGSRVRLCKGAYKEPASVAFQDGDDVDLSYVRCLKVLMAGDGYPMVASHDPRLIDIAAALAGHHGRAPDSYEFQMLLGIRMNEQKRIADRGHQMRVYVPFGEDWYGYLVRRMAERPANVQFFLRSLATNG; from the coding sequence GTGGACCCCAGCGACCTGCTCCGCGGAGCGATGCTCCAGATATCCGAGTCCGATCTCGTGCGCAAGGCGGTGGTGACGGCTCCGGTCAGTCGCGCGGTCGTCGCCCGCTACGTCGCGGGCGAGAGCGTGCCGGATGCCGTGAGCGTCGCCGGTGAGCTGCGCACCACGAACCGGCTGGCGACCATCGACTACCTCGGCGAGGACACCACCGACGCCGTGCAGGCGGCCACCACCCGCGACACCTACGTGCACCTGCTCGACCTGCTCGCCGAAGCCGACCTCACGGCATACGGGGCCGCCGAGGTCAGCGTGAAGCTCAGCGCCATCGGGCAGGCGCTGCCGGCCGACGGCGACGCCATCGCCCTGGAGAACGCCCGGGCGATCTGCGAGGCCGCGCAGGCCGCGGGCACGACGGTCACCCTCGACATGGAGGACCACACGACGACCGACCGCACCCTTGCCACGCTGCACGCGCTGCGCGAGGACTTCCCGTGGGTCGGTGCGGTCCTGCAGTCCTACCTGCACCGCACCGAGGCCGACTGCCGCGACCTGGCGACGGCGGGCAGCCGCGTGCGGCTGTGCAAGGGGGCGTACAAGGAGCCGGCATCCGTGGCCTTCCAGGACGGGGACGACGTCGACCTGTCCTACGTGCGATGCCTCAAGGTGCTCATGGCCGGTGACGGCTACCCGATGGTCGCGAGCCACGACCCGCGCCTCATCGACATCGCGGCGGCGCTCGCCGGGCACCACGGTCGCGCCCCCGACAGCTACGAGTTCCAGATGCTGCTCGGCATCCGGATGAACGAACAGAAGCGGATCGCCGACCGCGGGCACCAGATGCGGGTCTACGTGCCGTTCGGCGAGGACTGGTACGGCTACCTCGTGCGCCGCATGGCCGAGCGCCCGGCGAACGTCCAGTTCTTCCTGCGCTCGCTCGCCACCAACGGCTGA
- a CDS encoding GNAT family N-acetyltransferase, whose translation MSEITVRPLGADDWERYRSVRLTALQESPDAFVASHEAESAEPEEFWRARMERSTRLLAEVDGEPVGIASVGSADDDQPETAQLFGLWVAPEARGTGVATALVRAGARTAAEKGKRQLHYWVGTDNGRAVAFASGFGFRPTAERRPMRVVSSDDGEEELAMTLPLSGDRGGIAQF comes from the coding sequence ATGAGTGAGATCACCGTGCGCCCGCTGGGGGCCGACGACTGGGAGCGATACCGCTCCGTGCGCCTCACCGCGCTCCAGGAGTCGCCCGACGCCTTCGTCGCTTCCCACGAGGCTGAATCCGCCGAACCGGAGGAGTTCTGGCGCGCCCGCATGGAGCGCTCGACCCGCCTGCTCGCGGAGGTCGACGGCGAGCCCGTGGGCATCGCCAGCGTCGGATCCGCCGACGACGACCAGCCCGAGACGGCTCAGCTGTTCGGTCTCTGGGTGGCGCCCGAGGCGCGGGGTACGGGCGTGGCCACGGCCCTCGTGCGCGCCGGGGCGCGGACTGCCGCCGAGAAGGGCAAGCGCCAGCTGCACTACTGGGTCGGCACCGACAACGGCCGCGCCGTGGCCTTCGCCAGCGGTTTCGGGTTCCGCCCGACCGCCGAGCGCCGGCCGATGCGGGTCGTGTCGTCCGATGACGGTGAGGAAGAGCTGGCGATGACCCTGCCGCTCTCCGGCGACCGCGGCGGCATCGCTCAGTTCTGA
- a CDS encoding acetoin utilization protein AcuC, with protein sequence MAHRTSVVWDDAFTAYNFGPSHPMGPVRLDLTTRLARALGVLDHVELLSPAAATDEVLATVHDRHYIAAVRAASADPMAADVHRGLGTEDDPAFPGMHEASARIAQGTLDLCRQVLTGETDHGVNFCGGMHHAMRTHASGFCIYNDIAVGIQWLLDNGAQRVAYVDIDVHHGDGVEKIFWNDPRVLTISVHENGQHLFPGTGWPSDIGGPSARGSAANVALPPGTGDAAWLRSIESVVPPLVRAFDPDVLVTQHGCDTHMHDPLAHLSITMDAQRRAHETLHDLAHEVADGRWVSLGGGGYELVDVVPRSWTHLTAIAAHVPVPAQTRVPQEWLDHVEATMARSAPTRMGDLPAESLPIWVQPWSMGHNPESPIDRAILATRQAVFSHHGLDPWFD encoded by the coding sequence ATGGCCCATCGCACGAGCGTCGTCTGGGATGACGCGTTCACGGCGTACAACTTCGGCCCCTCGCACCCCATGGGCCCGGTGCGCCTCGACCTCACGACCCGGCTCGCGCGGGCCCTCGGGGTGCTCGACCACGTCGAGCTGCTCAGCCCGGCGGCCGCCACCGACGAGGTTCTGGCCACGGTTCACGACCGCCACTACATCGCCGCTGTCCGGGCGGCCTCGGCCGACCCGATGGCTGCTGACGTCCACCGAGGGCTCGGCACCGAGGACGACCCCGCCTTCCCCGGGATGCACGAGGCCTCGGCCCGCATCGCCCAGGGCACCCTCGACCTCTGCCGTCAGGTGCTGACCGGCGAGACCGACCACGGGGTCAACTTCTGCGGCGGCATGCACCACGCGATGCGCACCCACGCGTCCGGGTTCTGCATCTACAACGACATCGCCGTCGGCATCCAGTGGCTGCTCGACAACGGGGCGCAGCGCGTCGCCTACGTCGACATCGACGTCCACCACGGCGACGGCGTCGAGAAGATCTTCTGGAACGACCCGCGGGTGCTGACCATCTCGGTGCACGAGAACGGCCAGCACCTCTTCCCGGGAACCGGGTGGCCCTCGGACATCGGCGGCCCGTCGGCCCGGGGGAGTGCCGCAAACGTCGCGCTGCCGCCCGGCACGGGGGATGCCGCGTGGTTGCGATCCATCGAGTCCGTCGTCCCGCCGCTCGTGCGGGCCTTCGACCCCGACGTGCTCGTCACCCAGCACGGGTGCGACACCCACATGCACGACCCGCTGGCGCACCTGAGCATCACCATGGACGCCCAGCGCCGCGCCCACGAGACGCTGCACGACCTCGCCCACGAGGTGGCCGACGGGCGCTGGGTGTCCCTCGGCGGTGGCGGCTACGAGCTCGTCGACGTCGTCCCACGGTCGTGGACCCACCTGACCGCGATCGCGGCCCACGTCCCCGTGCCCGCCCAGACCCGCGTGCCGCAGGAGTGGCTCGACCACGTCGAGGCGACCATGGCTCGCTCGGCACCCACCCGGATGGGTGACCTGCCCGCGGAGAGCCTGCCCATCTGGGTGCAGCCGTGGAGCATGGGCCACAACCCGGAGAGCCCGATCGACCGGGCCATCCTCGCGACCCGCCAGGCCGTGTTCAGCCACCACGGGCTGGACCCCTGGTTCGACTGA
- a CDS encoding helix-turn-helix domain-containing protein, with product MSTERQLAEVRFLTVAEVAAIMRVSKMTVYRMVHAGELPAIRVGRSFRVPEDEVHAYLRTSFVDTA from the coding sequence ATGTCGACGGAGCGTCAGCTCGCGGAGGTGCGGTTCCTCACCGTCGCCGAGGTCGCCGCAATCATGCGGGTGTCCAAGATGACGGTGTACCGCATGGTCCACGCCGGTGAGTTGCCGGCCATCCGCGTCGGGCGGTCCTTCCGTGTCCCCGAGGACGAGGTGCACGCGTACCTGCGCACCTCGTTCGTCGACACGGCGTGA
- a CDS encoding lysophospholipid acyltransferase family protein has translation MAARQGALAAGAARASGERARRRSTPLIGAEPVVAAGDTADAVASATTKPAAKQATPKKATPKKPAAPKKPAAPKKPAAKKVARTPSDLLVDSGTAGQKVARTPSDLLVDSGTGEQAARRPHRPAPKVRSAPSRRASRQAGERRTTSAPVPVAEAPRAPRVRLDPREKARRDAARPHLRIAEPPLDPTVIEAPERTGLPLPDIGDALSAAIGLLRFGAQAAGISPEDIERRVAQVLAYIRRRIDGAYDVDDFGYDADFTENVFYPMLRPIYRHWFRVEVRGIENIPATGGALVVSNHSGTIAIDSLMVQLAIHDEHPQHRAMRALGADLVFQTPFLGTVARRSGSTLATNSDADRLFAQGELVGVFPEGFKGVGKPFSERYKLQRFGRGGFVAAALAAQVPIIPCSVVGAEEIAPIIGNMSTVARLFGLPYAPITPTFPLFGPLGLIPLPSKWIIEFGAPIPTDSQGPGAADDPMLVFDLTDQVRETIQQTLYTLLMQRRSVFF, from the coding sequence ATGGCAGCGCGACAGGGAGCCCTCGCCGCAGGCGCGGCCCGGGCCTCGGGGGAGCGGGCAAGGCGCCGCTCCACCCCGCTGATCGGAGCCGAGCCCGTCGTGGCCGCCGGCGACACCGCGGATGCCGTCGCGTCGGCGACGACGAAGCCAGCCGCCAAGCAGGCGACCCCGAAGAAGGCGACCCCGAAGAAGCCAGCGGCGCCGAAGAAGCCAGCGGCGCCGAAGAAGCCAGCCGCGAAGAAGGTGGCGCGTACCCCGAGTGACCTATTGGTCGATTCGGGGACGGCTGGGCAGAAGGTGGCGCGTACCCCGAGCGACCTATTGGTCGATTCGGGGACCGGCGAGCAGGCCGCTCGCCGCCCGCACCGCCCGGCACCCAAGGTGCGCTCGGCTCCCTCCCGCCGGGCCTCACGCCAGGCCGGCGAGCGGCGCACCACGTCCGCGCCCGTCCCGGTGGCAGAGGCGCCCCGGGCACCCAGGGTTCGCCTGGACCCTCGCGAGAAGGCTCGCCGCGACGCCGCGAGGCCGCACCTGCGCATCGCCGAGCCGCCGCTGGACCCGACGGTGATCGAGGCGCCGGAGCGCACCGGTCTGCCGCTGCCCGACATCGGGGACGCCTTGTCCGCCGCCATCGGCCTGCTGCGCTTCGGGGCGCAGGCCGCAGGCATCTCACCCGAGGACATCGAGCGTCGCGTGGCGCAGGTGCTGGCCTACATCCGCCGCCGGATCGACGGCGCCTACGACGTCGACGACTTCGGCTACGACGCCGATTTCACCGAGAATGTGTTCTACCCGATGCTGCGCCCGATCTACCGGCACTGGTTCCGCGTCGAGGTGCGCGGCATCGAGAACATCCCGGCCACCGGTGGCGCGCTCGTCGTGTCCAACCACTCCGGGACCATCGCCATCGACTCCCTCATGGTGCAGCTCGCCATCCACGACGAGCACCCGCAGCACCGGGCCATGCGCGCCCTCGGGGCCGACCTCGTCTTCCAGACACCGTTCCTCGGCACGGTCGCGCGCCGGTCGGGCTCCACGTTGGCCACCAACTCCGACGCCGACCGTCTCTTCGCCCAGGGCGAGCTCGTCGGGGTCTTCCCCGAGGGCTTCAAGGGGGTCGGCAAGCCGTTCAGCGAGCGCTACAAGCTCCAGCGGTTCGGCCGTGGCGGCTTCGTGGCCGCCGCGCTGGCCGCGCAGGTGCCGATCATCCCGTGCTCGGTCGTGGGCGCCGAGGAGATCGCGCCGATCATCGGCAACATGAGCACGGTCGCCCGCCTGTTCGGGCTGCCCTACGCGCCCATCACGCCGACGTTCCCCCTGTTCGGCCCGCTCGGGCTGATCCCGTTGCCGAGCAAGTGGATCATCGAGTTCGGCGCCCCCATCCCCACCGACAGCCAGGGCCCCGGCGCCGCCGACGACCCGATGCTCGTCTTCGACCTCACCGACCAGGTGCGCGAGACGATCCAGCAGACGCTCTACACCCTGCTCATGCAGCGGCGGTCGGTCTTCTTCTGA
- a CDS encoding ABC transporter ATP-binding protein — protein MNNTDGDAIVVEHLRVVRGSREVVPDLDLRVPRGQVVGLLGPSGGGKSTLMRAVVGVQVVAGGRVVVLGDDAGSPALRHRVGYVTQSPSVYGDLSVRENVDYFRAVLGAPADAVDRAIAAVDLTSHATAPVDNLSGGQQARTSLACTLVGDPEVLVLDEPTVGLDPVLRRELWAIFHRLADEGRTLFVSSHVMDEAVRCDRLVLLREGRVLSDSTLPELLERTGAPDAEAAFLALIDAADAVQAAHAAGAADATQPEDAA, from the coding sequence ATGAATAACACGGACGGTGATGCGATCGTCGTCGAGCACCTGCGCGTGGTCCGGGGGTCGCGCGAGGTCGTTCCCGACCTCGACCTGAGAGTGCCCCGCGGGCAGGTCGTCGGGCTGCTCGGGCCGAGCGGTGGCGGCAAGTCCACGCTGATGCGGGCCGTCGTCGGGGTGCAGGTGGTGGCCGGTGGTCGCGTCGTCGTGCTCGGTGATGATGCCGGGTCTCCCGCGCTGCGCCACCGCGTCGGCTACGTGACGCAGTCGCCCAGCGTCTACGGCGACCTGTCGGTGCGCGAGAACGTCGACTACTTCCGGGCCGTCCTGGGCGCCCCCGCGGATGCCGTGGACCGCGCCATCGCGGCCGTCGACCTCACCAGTCACGCAACCGCCCCCGTCGACAACCTCAGCGGGGGCCAGCAGGCCCGGACGAGCCTGGCCTGCACCCTCGTCGGCGACCCCGAGGTGCTCGTGCTCGACGAGCCGACGGTCGGGCTCGACCCGGTGCTGCGGCGCGAGCTGTGGGCGATCTTCCATCGGTTGGCCGACGAGGGTCGCACCCTCTTCGTGTCGAGCCACGTCATGGACGAGGCGGTGCGCTGTGACCGCCTGGTGCTGCTGCGCGAGGGCCGGGTGCTCAGCGACAGCACGTTGCCCGAGTTGCTCGAACGCACGGGGGCGCCCGACGCCGAGGCGGCCTTCCTCGCCCTCATCGACGCGGCGGATGCCGTCCAAGCGGCCCACGCGGCCGGCGCAGCCGACGCGACCCAGCCCGAGGACGCGGCGTGA
- a CDS encoding ABC transporter permease, producing the protein MNAHITLATASRILRQLRRDHRTLALMLVVPCVLLGLLAWMYVDAPGEVFNRIGPALLGVFPFVVMFVVTSIATLRERTSGTLERLLTTPLAKGDLMLGYAIAFGAVAVVQALVATGFAVWVCGLDIAGPIWLLVVIALLNALLGTALGLLASGFARTEFQAVQFMPAFVLPQFLLCGLLLPRDQLPSVLGWISDVLPLSYAVDAMKDVTVLADPLADVLPSLAVVTGWIALALVLGSLTLRRRTP; encoded by the coding sequence GTGAACGCCCACATCACGCTCGCGACGGCATCCCGAATACTGCGCCAGCTGCGCCGCGACCACCGCACGCTGGCTCTCATGCTCGTCGTCCCGTGCGTGCTGCTCGGGCTGCTCGCGTGGATGTACGTCGACGCGCCCGGGGAGGTCTTCAACCGGATCGGGCCGGCGCTGCTCGGGGTCTTCCCGTTCGTCGTCATGTTCGTCGTCACGAGCATCGCCACCCTGCGCGAACGCACCTCCGGCACCCTTGAACGGCTGCTCACCACGCCCCTGGCCAAGGGTGACCTCATGCTCGGGTACGCGATTGCCTTCGGGGCCGTCGCCGTCGTCCAGGCGCTGGTGGCCACGGGGTTCGCGGTCTGGGTGTGCGGGCTGGACATCGCGGGGCCGATCTGGCTGCTCGTCGTCATCGCGCTGCTCAACGCCCTGCTCGGCACGGCGCTGGGCCTGCTCGCGAGCGGGTTCGCGCGCACCGAGTTCCAGGCCGTGCAGTTCATGCCGGCCTTCGTGCTGCCCCAGTTCCTGCTGTGCGGGCTGCTGCTGCCGCGTGACCAGCTGCCCTCGGTGCTCGGATGGATCTCCGACGTGTTGCCGCTGTCCTACGCCGTCGACGCGATGAAGGACGTCACGGTGCTGGCCGATCCGCTCGCCGACGTGCTGCCGAGCCTGGCCGTCGTGACCGGCTGGATCGCCCTGGCCCTGGTGCTGGGGAGCCTGACGCTGCGCCGCCGCACCCCCTGA
- the proC gene encoding pyrroline-5-carboxylate reductase, whose protein sequence is MGTVAIFGAGVMGETLLSGLLRSGHPVDGLVITERRADRAAELTEKYGVRVLDNAEAAALADTLLLVVKPQDMGALLAEIHDEVAEDNLVVSLAAGITTTFLESRLPAGRAVVRVMPNTPALVDQGMAAVSAGSHCSPAQLQQAQTLLAATGKVVDVPEKLQDAVTAISGSGPAYIFYVVEAMIEAGVVLGMPRTTATELVVQTLFGAATMIKETGQHPTVLREQVTSPGGTTAAALRTLDDHKVRAAFITAMEAAARRSAELAGD, encoded by the coding sequence ATGGGAACGGTTGCGATCTTCGGTGCAGGTGTCATGGGCGAGACCCTGCTGTCCGGCCTGCTGCGCTCAGGTCACCCGGTTGACGGGCTGGTCATCACCGAGCGCCGGGCCGACCGGGCGGCCGAGCTCACCGAGAAGTACGGCGTGCGCGTGCTCGACAACGCCGAGGCGGCAGCCCTGGCCGACACCCTGCTGCTCGTCGTCAAGCCGCAGGACATGGGGGCGCTGCTGGCCGAGATCCACGACGAGGTCGCCGAGGACAACCTCGTCGTGAGCCTGGCCGCCGGCATCACGACGACGTTCCTGGAGTCGCGCCTGCCCGCGGGCCGCGCCGTCGTCAGGGTCATGCCGAACACCCCGGCCCTGGTCGACCAGGGCATGGCGGCGGTCAGCGCCGGGTCGCACTGCAGCCCCGCGCAGCTTCAGCAGGCCCAGACCCTGCTGGCCGCCACCGGCAAGGTGGTCGACGTCCCCGAGAAGCTCCAGGACGCGGTGACCGCGATCTCCGGCAGCGGCCCCGCCTACATCTTCTACGTCGTCGAGGCGATGATCGAGGCCGGTGTCGTGCTGGGCATGCCGCGCACCACCGCCACCGAACTGGTCGTGCAGACCCTGTTCGGTGCGGCGACGATGATCAAGGAGACCGGCCAGCACCCCACCGTGCTGCGCGAGCAGGTCACCTCGCCCGGTGGAACCACCGCGGCCGCCCTGCGCACGCTCGACGACCACAAGGTGCGCGCAGCCTTCATCACGGCCATGGAGGCCGCTGCCCGGCGGTCGGCCGAGCTCGCGGGGGACTGA
- a CDS encoding glutaredoxin family protein, producing the protein MDAVQPLPVRVTLIGRPGCHLCDTARETIERVSAELGVGWQECSIDDDAQLREEWAEQIPVTLVDGRQHDYWRVDETRLRAALAAPPAVR; encoded by the coding sequence ATGGATGCCGTGCAGCCGCTTCCCGTGCGGGTCACCTTGATCGGCCGGCCGGGGTGCCACCTGTGCGACACCGCCCGCGAGACCATCGAGCGCGTGAGTGCCGAGCTCGGGGTCGGGTGGCAGGAGTGCTCCATCGACGACGACGCGCAGCTGCGTGAGGAGTGGGCCGAGCAGATTCCGGTCACGCTGGTCGACGGCCGCCAGCACGACTACTGGCGGGTTGACGAGACCCGGCTGCGAGCGGCCCTGGCTGCGCCGCCCGCGGTGCGCTGA
- a CDS encoding SDR family oxidoreductase — protein MASVVLVTGVSRYLGGLLARRLSADPSVDRVVGVDVIPPAHDISGVEFVRADIRNPMIARVIESAGVDTVVHMNVIATPTFVGGRTPQKEINVIGTMQLLAACQKSTTVRRLVVKSSAAVYGSTPRDPAMFTEDMGAKRSPSGGFGKDSIEVEGYVRGFARRRPDTEILTLRFANIVGPRIRTSITDYFNLPVVPVPLGYDARMQFVHEDDAIDALVRATTGEASGIVNIAGDGVLTVLQAAAIVGRPVVPMPLQAAGVVGGFAKRLGLADFSPDQMSFLAFGRGMDTRRMRSVLGFAPRYTSREAFEDFARTVGPAVPAAAIVGDAVSGVAGTASQVVLGLLGAGRGR, from the coding sequence ATGGCCTCAGTGGTGCTCGTGACCGGGGTCTCCCGCTACCTCGGAGGACTCCTCGCGCGTCGCCTCAGCGCTGACCCGAGCGTGGACCGGGTGGTCGGCGTCGACGTCATCCCGCCCGCGCACGACATCAGCGGCGTCGAGTTCGTGCGCGCCGACATCCGCAACCCGATGATCGCCCGGGTCATCGAGTCGGCCGGGGTCGACACCGTCGTGCACATGAACGTGATCGCGACACCCACCTTCGTCGGGGGCCGCACCCCGCAGAAGGAGATCAACGTCATCGGCACGATGCAGCTGCTCGCGGCGTGCCAGAAGTCGACCACCGTGCGCCGGCTCGTCGTGAAGTCCTCCGCAGCGGTCTACGGGTCGACCCCGCGTGACCCGGCGATGTTCACCGAGGACATGGGTGCCAAGCGATCGCCCTCGGGCGGGTTCGGCAAGGACTCCATCGAGGTCGAGGGGTACGTGCGCGGGTTCGCCCGCCGCCGACCGGACACCGAGATCCTCACGCTGCGCTTCGCCAACATCGTCGGGCCGCGCATTCGCACGTCGATCACCGACTACTTCAACCTGCCTGTCGTCCCCGTGCCGCTGGGGTACGACGCCCGCATGCAGTTCGTCCACGAGGACGACGCCATCGACGCACTCGTGCGCGCAACGACGGGCGAGGCCTCCGGCATCGTCAACATCGCGGGCGACGGCGTGCTGACGGTGCTCCAGGCCGCTGCGATCGTCGGACGCCCGGTGGTGCCGATGCCGCTACAGGCTGCCGGCGTCGTCGGCGGTTTCGCCAAACGGCTCGGCCTGGCCGACTTCTCGCCGGACCAGATGTCCTTCCTCGCGTTCGGTCGCGGCATGGACACCCGGCGGATGCGCTCCGTCCTCGGCTTCGCCCCGCGGTACACCTCCCGTGAGGCGTTCGAGGACTTCGCCCGCACCGTCGGCCCCGCGGTGCCCGCCGCCGCGATCGTCGGGGATGCCGTGAGCGGGGTCGCAGGGACGGCGAGCCAGGTCGTTCTCGGCCTTCTCGGCGCAGGAAGGGGACGATGA
- a CDS encoding potassium channel family protein, with amino-acid sequence MARGTGTENDVLVIGLGRFGAAAALELRRLGHKVTAIEKDGFLAEKFLGRISHVIHGDASDVAVIRDAKAGRFPIAVVAIGSSVEASVLAAANLVDVGVADIWGKALSPEHARILDRIGVHHIVRPEADTGRRVAHLMGGRMQDYIEFDDGFAIVKMRPPSETVGFTLEQSAIRSKYGVTVVGVKAPGRDFTYAVPSTKVSAHDVLIVSGPTTLIERLAARP; translated from the coding sequence ATGGCTCGAGGCACCGGCACCGAGAACGACGTCCTCGTCATCGGCCTGGGCCGGTTCGGCGCAGCGGCGGCCCTCGAGCTGCGCCGCCTGGGCCACAAGGTCACCGCCATCGAGAAGGACGGCTTCCTCGCCGAGAAGTTCCTCGGTCGGATCAGCCACGTGATCCACGGCGACGCGAGCGACGTCGCCGTCATCCGCGACGCCAAGGCCGGTCGGTTCCCCATCGCCGTCGTGGCGATCGGTTCCTCGGTCGAGGCGTCGGTGCTGGCGGCGGCCAACCTCGTCGACGTCGGGGTGGCCGACATCTGGGGCAAGGCCCTGTCGCCCGAGCACGCCCGGATCCTCGACCGGATCGGGGTGCACCACATCGTGCGCCCCGAGGCCGACACCGGCCGCAGGGTGGCCCACCTCATGGGCGGGCGGATGCAGGACTACATCGAGTTCGACGACGGGTTCGCCATCGTCAAGATGCGCCCCCCGAGCGAGACGGTCGGCTTCACGCTCGAGCAGAGCGCCATCCGCAGCAAGTACGGGGTGACCGTAGTCGGCGTCAAGGCACCCGGCCGGGACTTCACCTACGCCGTGCCGTCGACGAAGGTCTCGGCCCACGACGTGCTGATCGTCAGCGGGCCGACGACACTCATCGAACGCCTGGCCGCCCGCCCCTGA